In the Ovis aries strain OAR_USU_Benz2616 breed Rambouillet chromosome 18, ARS-UI_Ramb_v3.0, whole genome shotgun sequence genome, GGAAATTCAATAAGAAATTAacaagagcagaaaagaaattgcTAGATAAAAATGAAACTGACCTGAATCAACCTGTAGAATTTTTAGTGGACTGTTTCAGGAAAGTCGGTAGGCCAACTTTGTGTCAAAACCTTATTTTCTGTTATTCCCTTATCACCTCGATTAGCAAAAACACTGAAATATCTGTGTAGATTGTGTAAAGTTCAAGTGTGGCAAGGAAACAAAGTGGGAAAATATACTTTAGGTAAATGTAAATTAACTAAAGCCCAGATTGCAAACTTAGATTCTGAGAAACAGAATTTGGGGTAATAAACATCACAAGGGACAAGGAGATAGTTTATGAATTGAGAAAGTGAACAAGGAGACATAACAAGCccaaacatatatgcatataactaTATGGCCTTGGAATATAGGAAGCAGGGCAGTCAAGCagaacttttgaaaatatttatttattcacttcttTGGCCTCATTGGGTCTTCGCTGCATCACATGGGATCTTTGGCTGTGGTGCATGGAGTCTCTAGTTGATGCGtgtgggctcaatagttatggCATGCCTGCTTAGTTGCTttgagacatgtggaatcttacttccccaaccagggattgaacccacattccctgcattgcaaggcagattcttaatcactggaccatcagggaaggccccagtagaactttctgcaatgataGAAATATTCTATGCCTGCCTTGTTCAATACAGTAGCCTCTAACAACATGTAGGTAAATGGtgcttgaaatgtggctggtaggACTGAGGACTTCCATGTTTCaatctatttaattttatttagtttaaaattaGGGGACTTCcttgtggctaagactctgctgtTCCACTGCAGGcagcacaggttcagtccctgtttgggaactaagatcccacatgctgcacagcgtggctaaaataaatgaataaataaaaggatacgattaaaaaaattaaatagcctCATGCATCTACTGTCCAATATACTGTGCAGAAGAATTGGGTTCATGAAGTAAGTAACTCTGAAGCGATAATCACAAGTTTCTTCCCATTAATAATCTTTaccctctttctctttatttcctgtTCTGACTCCAAAAAAGTTGGACCATTCAGACTGTTTGATAACAAGCTAACATATTCACTATTTGTCTAAATGATTTCATACACTGTCACCATGCTTCACATTTTATCATGTTGTgggcattaaaaaatattttcccccttTGGACCTTGAGTCAGTATTTGGATGTTCCTTTGGGTTGAAGTCAAGCAATAGTAAATGGCCTTTTGCAAACTTATCATCTAGGTTCCCTTGACCCTTGGCTCCTCTCCAACTGtgaccctctctttcccctcacAGACACTAGCTGCCCCAGGAGAAACCTATATTTactgtctttccttctctttctctgtctccagtgCACTGGCTTCTGTCCTGAGAACTTCATGAAAAAGCTCTAAGCAAGATTGTCAATGACTTTCAAATGGTCACATCCAGTGGACCCTTTTCAGTGCTTATTTCATGTGATCTCTGCAGTATCTAACCAGAAGTTTATGTTTAAATCTCTCTTGTCTTtcgccggggtccagcccccgcaggatccagggaaacccaaaggagAAACGGTGTAGGTGATTGATTTagggagagataaggaaagaatgttgaagataagaaaacagaggagagaaagaggctgatattccttggtttacatagaaagccaataaaactccgagacaagaagtttgccctgttcacggaggccacaggtgccctcccggtctccagagggagtgaagacgcagaacagCTTCCCGTTCAGGTgttagaaacccgggcagataagtgaacgtaGGGAGCccctatgctccaagggatcagcctgaaaaagagaaagagggagagagaaaaaaaaagaagaaaaaacactgGGTGACCAAGCTGTTTCGATGAGCGAGgcccaaaagctttatttttcaaaaggtacttttataccttgccttatacatagagggaaatggaagatgcaaggtcatacagagtcagcccaaacattccagcagttttgcccttatcgaaaccaggatttttctgcatacctttcccacaaatgatgttgtgtaggtatcttctggccttggaggcctgtgaacattttatgaccctcttttgataaaggctgctcaaccagaaaacttattttccctcaaagtattttttctttatatttctaatctatgtcagcctcagaaaatgccaaacagagttacatttcacAGAGCAAATgggcagtgagttacaagaaagaaccactTAGCTCAAAGATCTAATATGGTTAAATTCAAGgttacacttgtttttcttacattctcactatgttaactgatgcattcccaggtgcacagtggataagagatatgggacttagcaacaagcattggcccaataatgaaatcctacatcagCACAAGcgctactctaataacttttaactctttcaaaggctctatgttttaggctttctgtgcctctcacagttgggagactgtaaataatcacatgcgtagctgtaagagtctggatatacctgccaagcaagctagaatgctaacagagggggtttgatttgaaatattgctctcatgtccaggagacttcttagctatagccctaagttgattttctccaaagaaaggtGGTCAGAGTTAGCCTCCtattaatgtcagaggagttggtgaaagtcatgaaatagtaaaacagacagattctggttttggggtagatgctcgagaaagcctagggagccccttgagttctgaagccttgcttaacagttctcttccacatgaacTTTGTCATGGGTTGGATCTCTCGTGACGGGGTCCCAGCAGTCTttccttaaaatgttaattttatttcaatgcTTCTTAAGATTTGCTTGCCATGGAGACTACCTCCTGGGAATGCCCCCGCCCTACCCCACCTGCCCCTGGGTGAAGATCACATGCTTGTGGGGTCTTCACAGCCACCAGTTACTGCAAAGGGCTGCTGGTCTCAATACAGGGGACCACATGGGCCCAcaccatgcacacacatgtgcactgagcatacacacaaggACACACCTTTCTGGAGAGGCCCCTTTAAGAGTTAGGGGGACAGGTTGTTGGCATTGAGGTGGGACCCCCTCATCTTGTGTCACAGGCTGAGCCGTACCCCAAGGCTTTGATCCAGGTGTGGATGGGGAGTCAGTGGGAGGGGCTTCCAGAAACAGATTTGGGTGAGGGTGGAAATTGGCTGGACTCTTCAGTGCTCTAGACAAATTGGAGCAATTAGAATATATGAATatctttctcagttttttttattttgcttctcgCATCATTATATTGAGATTTAAAAGGGACATTGTGGATATAGGCAAAGGGACAAGCCTTTTCTCTATGACTAACATCACGAATTGTTGGGAACCAGAAGCtccagggaatttttaaaaattatatacactGATCTAGATCATATTATGCCTGAGTCTCATAGAACCAAGAAACAGCAGCAGAAACCAACtggcacacagaaacacacaagtGTGTGTCCCCTTACACTCAAGCACTGCAGTTGCTTTGACAATGGAAccagcaacccccacccccacaaagcCCCTGcctaagaaaatttgaaaagaaactttCTCCTCTAAGTAGAGGGTTACTCAGTAATTTTTGCCCTCCTaatcagaagacagaaaaaaaaaaaatatatatatatatatatacatatatctcaggCTAGCATCACCTTTAAGGCTGCAGTGGCCATGCTCTTCTCCCTGCAGAGGCAGCACAAGCTGCTTTGAACACTGGGGCAGGAGGACCACATCGCTGCCCCTCACCAACACTGCAAACAGGTGTCTTCAAGATCCAGGGGTTCTTCACCAGCTCCTTTTTTTGATTCCCTGTAGAGTAGTTGGGATGGAAGGCATTCACCCCTGGCTTCCTCTAAGATGCCCTCTAGGCAGCAGGTGTTTAGTGAGCCTGCAAAAATTCTGGAGCCAATCTCAAAGGGGCTGAACACCAGGTGGGGCCCTGGAATCCAGGGTCTCTGTTTTAAGACTTCTGCCCACTGGAAATAATTGACctcttgagttttgtttttttttaattgaagggagGGCACACTGTACACCCCCCCTCCACTCAGATAATTGAGGCCCAATGCCTAGTTACTCATGCCATCCCTGAACTCATCCAGACACACCAAGTAAGGCACTGCCAGGGGTACAGACTTGCTTTAGTAACAAGGCCCTTCCGGATGTCCAGGGTGTGAAGAGCCACAGAGAGAGGTATGTGCTGTGAAGTCAGCACcttaggaggtgggagggggtggtgggcagaGAAGGAGGAAATCTGATCTTGATGGATCAACAGGAAAATGGGGAGAGGAGGTCAGGACATaggagatgagaaaaccaaggatgATCAGAAAAGGGGCAAAAgcagaaaatgtagaaaagatgagagaagcaaaagaaagacaaaacaggGTGTGAGCAAACACATAAAACAGGACAAAGAGCATatggagagaaggaaacagaagagagatgAACAGGGAAGGATGTGAGAAGGGGAGCCAGGAAGACGACATCAGAGCTCAGCACAGAAACCTCCATTGACAAGAGGGTTGATCCTCAGTCCTTGACAAAAACCTAGTGGGCTGAGATCACCAGGTCGGCCACGTAAATCAGTAGGTTGATGGCTGTCAGGATGGTCAAAGCCGGTCGATAGTCCCTGCGGCTCGAGCAGTGGGTGAGCCCCAACATGTACACGCCCCAGAATCCCTCAGGCTTATCCTTAATCTTCTTATCTACTGGGTAGAGCCAGCAGAGAACCAAAGCAGTGGAGTAGAGGAGGGTGGAGAGCAGGGTCAGCTGGACGGGCAGCCTGTACTCCCAGTTGCCCAGGTTCAGCAGCGTGGCCACAGTTGCCTGGGCGAAGCAGATGCAATAGATGGCCAGACACCACTCATGAGCTGGCTCCTTCAGATGCTGGGAAGTGTTGCTGATGAAGGCGAAGATGACACAGGCCACAAACATCTCCAGCACCTTCAGCACGCCCTGCACGGTGTACACAGCGCAGGTGAGGTCTTCGAGCTTGTAGCAGTTCCACGTGCAGGACAATTCGAGACCAAAAAGGAAACACGTAATGGAGGTGAATGTTAGGGCAGTGTTGACCCGGCTTATGAAAGGGTCCCAAGGCAAAAACTGGACTCTCTGGATAGACTGGACAAGGAACAGTGAGAGACAGACATGGGCGGCAAAGCAGGCATCTGTGAGGGGCATGTGGTACGAGAAAGGAAAGTGGGACTGGATATTATGAAATTCAACTATGACTACGATGAGGCTTATGGGCAAAGAGAGGAACCAGATGAGCATGGCGCAGGTATTTTTGGCCTCGTAACCTACGCCCCACTTCTGAAAGCCAGGAGTCACCAGCCAGAAGGCCACACAGCTGGAGAACAACTGCAGCAGGCGGAAGCAGAACCACACCAAGGCCAAGCAGTCCTGGTCTGTGCATGTGGACCTGGAGGCCATGGTGCTGTGACTGTCAGGCAGCTCCCGGGCACCAGCTGTGGCAGTGGCCCTCACTGAAGGTCCACCAGAGAAAGATCCAGATCTGGAGACGGATTGAGTCAGATGCCTGAAAACGACCCAGGGCCCTGTGACAGCCGAGGCTCAGGACCTGTAGAGTTAGAACCAATGACTCAGACACTTGGGTAACAGCGCAGCCACTCCAGAATGGTTCTCCCCACCCGTCACTGGTGGCTTTTTCAGGAGACTTGTTTTATCTGAAACCTCACAGCTGGATTGAGGGCAGCATCAAaactgtgtatatatttttatctctttgtgctgctgctgctgctgctgctgctgctgctgctgctgctaagtcgcttcagtcgtgtccgactctgtgtgaccccatagacagaagcccaccaggctcccccatccctgggattctccaggcaagaacactggagtgggttgccatttccttctccaatgcatgaaagtgaaaagtgaaagggaagtcgctcagtcatgtctgactcttagcgaccccatgaactgcagcctaccaggctcctccgtccataggattttccaggcaagagtacaggagtggggtgccattgccttctttgtgcTAGGTGCCATTATCTAAAGGAATACAGAGTATGCTGCTCCTTTTCTACAATCACAAACCTTCATGAttctcaaaactgaaaaagaattaaaaaaaaaatagtttggtaGCAAATTTTGACCTGAACAGACCTGAGACAATTAacgatttttgtttatttcaatgAAAGTGAATGTTCAAAAGTACAGTTGCCAAAATGAATGTGTTTGATCACAAATTGTTTTTAGACACCAGTGGGGTGTGatattgaagaaggaattcatagggcctggactccctcttaggcctgttcatgctgatcatgctcggccacctttccaatggactctgaactctgtgtttagtgcctgtgaaaacaacagaaggataagaccccctccagacaggggaaccttgaagatcatatctaggttactcatcacctaagagaaaacatacactaatcaccccttcctccagacaggtcATATATTTGTCTATATCTGTCGGAGtttaacctcgggtttattgattattggctaattgtttgactgtttgagcacacgagcacatagcacgtgaatgatggggttattgaaattgtattttccttggtttatgtaagtctcaaggaatttggagtggtgggttcagacacgtacacatggggtataaaagattttcacaaatgctggtcggggtccttggctaagaggagactctgccttgggcccgccggtgtaataaactgcactccaccatctgcgttgtccttctgagtgagtttgtttcccggaacatgTGGCTACAACAGTGTCATATAGAGTAGATGCACTGTGTTACTAGTCAGAAGCAGAAAATTTCTGAATTCAGAAGCATGTCTGTCCCAAAGGGTTTACAGAAAAAAGACTATGGATTGTAGTCTTTTGGAGGATGTGTCCCGGCCTGTCCGCCCTGCAGCATCACTAGAAGGAGCTGCCATGAGGAGACACAGCCCCAACCAGAGGAGGGCAACTTCAGCAGTGAACAGGGAGGAGCCATGGGGTGAGAGCAAGGCCGTGGGAACAGAATGACCTGGGAAGTAGGGACTGTTGTGAATCCCCTCCACCCATTTTTGCCTCAACCTGTGACTTTTCCGCATTGGGGAGGGGAGATCTCAACCCAGCATGACTCCCAAGGACGAGTGTCTTGGAGAAATCACAGAACAAATTAACATAATGTTTGGCTCATAAGCTCCAAAGCAGCCATCCATGTGCCAGTCTGGAAAGATCTAAGAGTAGTCCTACCTGTGTGGATTTTCCTGGCCTAGGAGACTGGTTAACAGCTTCAAAGCTGGGAGGAAGGGATTGGAAATGAACAAGGATGGTGTGTCTGATGCTAATGGGGAGTCTTCTAGGGCATCCAGGGAGGGAgtgaggatggatggatgatcaCTGCCTTTTAAAGGCAGGAGCTGAAAGAGGAGGTCCCTGCAGGACCCCTGGGAGGGGCCAGCCCTGAGGATGCTCCTGGGAATGGGGTGAGGAGGCAGAGTGGAGATGACAGAGGGGATCCCAGTGTCCCAGGGGCCCTGAGGCAGCCCAGTAGGGGTCTTCTGACCCAGAAGGGATGCAGGCATGGAGCCAACCTCCCCATGGAGGAGGGGCCTGAACTGGAACTGAGACAGGAGAACAGGGGCCTGAAGGGGTTTCAGGGCTGTGACAGGGACACGTGGCCAGAGTGGCAGGGCCCCTGGAGACCACGGAATTGCCCAGGTCACCTGCCCAAGACAGTCCCGCCAGCCAGGGCTACAGTCCTGCTCACACAGGGGCTCCTCCAGGGTCCAGTGTGGGTGGAGTGAGgcccctcccagcccaccccctccTCAGGGAAGGCTGTTTCCAAGGGACTATTTGCTGAGAGGCCCCCAGGGCGGAAGGGCCAGCATCCTGAGCCCCAGCCAGCCCcctgccatcagttcagtcgctcagtcatgtctgatcagGGGATTATTATATCACCTTTGCTGATAATAAACCCTGGGACAAGCTGAGGctgaaagagaaacacagagcAAACCTGAGAACCTCCCTGGACTCACAAAGCTCCTTGAGCCCCAATTGCCAGTGGAGCCCTGAAGCTTGCAGGCCTCCCAGTGGGCActgccagggtggggaggggcactgGGGTGAGGGAGGAAGGGCATGTCATACTCTCTGTACCCCAGTTTGATCCCATCTTAATTACCTGAACTCACCCTGAGATTCCACCTAAGACTAAAAGACAACTTTGGATCCTTCTCACGTCACAGAGGGAAGGCTTGGGGAAGGAGAGAATGAGGTTCcttctgtgtgaccctgggtaagGCATGTGCCCGCTCTGGGCCTCAATTCCCCCACCTGGAAATCAGCAGCTTTGCCTGAGTCTCCCCAGCAGCCCCTCTGTCAGGaggcatttaacaggaggcttcctgtgtgctgttttggatctgtcaggaattctctgctccttattaattcctgaatactcaAGAGGCAAGCCTCTCACGGGGGCTgaagaatccaggcatttccttcattagtttttctatacagtgttaagtaccctcttccttcttgtgaaccatacggtaaaagtgattgtttacaactctctctctttaatatggatcgcctatgttttgtaagtctggaattttaatctttatctttgctgagaataactaccttgtaagacagtatatacgcccacaccatgttgattaaaacacctttgctccatcagagctctggtccccgtgtctttctttctctttctttctctctctcaggctatttctttggagcacagaggccctctgagttcactttcctgcctgggcttctaagaccctctcgagaagtcACTCTGCGCCTTCACCCCATCAAGAGGGCGCCAGaggcctccgtgaacagagcaagccccgtgtcaggggctttattggctttctgtgtaaaccaaggaatatcagcctctctctctcctttaccTTCTTATCgtcgactctggaccaccaggttccagtccattaaaggactgCAACACCCCTCATTCACTCTAATCTGTGATCCTGGACATGGTGCCCCTGTCAGAGTACAGCCTGGATGTGGCTGAGCCCTACCTGCCCAGCAGCCAGACTTGTGGACTGGAAGACAGGGAACTGGGAAGGTCATGGTcaggacagaggaaggaggaggaggtgccAGAAGGGCAAAGAAGATGGAGGGTAGAGATTGTGGGAGATCCCTCAGAGCTGGATGaacctgggcaagttactcaccagagccttagtttccccatctgtgcagGGGGCTTTAGCATCTACTTTACATTAATTAAGTGTATGGAAGCATGTGAAGGGCTTATCAGAGCCCTGGTGCATGGCACACTCAATCCATGCCATTTACCTGTCCCCCTCCCTGTCACAAAGGACGCAGAAGGCCCTGGCCCCACTCTGGACATCAGCACATGCAGCTTGATTTGCTGCAGACCAGGGGCTGCAAACCAGCTTGTACTGGAGGTGGTCCAGGGGTGTGTTTGGTTTCCCTTCAGAAAGTGATGGTAGAGAAtcaacattctttttttccttaagtgtTTGGTAGCTGCACAGTGCTCCAGTTTCACATGAAAGTCCAGACTTCCAGCTCCTTTTCAAGCCTCAGGAGATCTGGATTCACTGGGCTGCATTCCCTGAAAAGGGGGTCACTGGAGCTGAGCAGCTGCTCTCTCCTTCATATTGTTTTTCATTCTCcatttaattttctgtattttcttattcTCATGTATAACTGAACTGACATAAATTAGGACTATGATCATCTCCCATGTGCCTGTTTTCCCCTCTTGGGTGTGGCCAGGCTCACAGAAGCATCTACCCCTCCATCCAAGGAGCATCCATGTCCTCAGCCTCATGTACAGCCTTCAGCACATTTCACATGCTCTGACATCACATTGggcatgtgtgtacatatatgcacacaagTGTATACGGCATATCtgtatatcttttccagctttATACACGTGACACCATGTCATGCACACAGCATCTTGCTTTTTCACCACCCTTTTGAGGTGTAGCTGGTCCTTTCCAGGGGCCCTAGTCCTCTCCATTCCCTTTACttatttccttccctcctggctccTGCAGGTGTTTGGACTGACCAGCCTTCTCTAGATCAGCTGACCCTCCCCTGTGAATCTCAGACACTGGGGGACACAGGATAGGACCAGGGATCCCAGGATCCACATGACCACCATGCTCTAGAGTAGGTCAGCAAGCTtttctaaaaactttaaaaaaatatatgacaaagaatttatttttcatttctggaaaTTCATCTTGAATTTGTACGGCTACTGCAGCAAATCATCACAAGCCTGGTGGCTTAAAACGATGGCagtgtattctctcacagttctggaggtcagagttTTGAAACAAGGTGTGAGCAGGGCTGCTCTGTCTCTGATGCCCCAGGGAAGGGTCCCTCTTCGCCTCTTTTAGCTTCTGGAAGCCCCTTAGCCATGTTATCCAACTCGGGCTTGTCTGCTTATCCCTCAAGAAGCCAAACATTGAGAGACCGGTGTCAGGAACTAGGTGCCGCTCCTCCACTGTGAACACAATCATCACTCATGTCTGTGCATCAGCCTACGTTGGGCGGCGGGTTGAAAAAAATACTAATGAACGTTTCTACCGTTTCTTCTGGATCACCTGTGTACGGAGGACTGGTGTTTTTATGGTTTAGTAGGTTTGAGGTGGAAAACAAAGTCCAATGATGGCCAACTGGCTGTCCCCTCGCACTCAGACCTCCTGCAGAGAATCGTCTTGTTGGAAATCTaccttctccctccccctcccccttgtaGTGAACACACCCTGACAAAACTGAGTGTCCTGTCAGGTCTTAAAGGAAGAAACTATTTCAGATCCTCTTTTTCTCATGctgggcatggggtggggggtgccccGGGTTAGAACTCCCCTGGTGTTATAATAATAGAACTCTTCTTCTGTCCAGAGACTGGGGGAAGGGGGTGCAGACCTAGGCAGCCCCTGCCTGGGGCATTAGGATAGGAACCACAGAGGTGGGGGAAATTCAGTTCCATAAGAAGCTgatcccctcctctccctccctcgcCTGCAAAGACTCATCTGGAAAGGGGGCAGGCTTTTCACAGTTTAGTTTCCCTTTTGCCTTTAATTTAGTGCCCTTGTTGGAAGAATTTTGCCTTTCAGTGCCCTGTTACTGTTACTATGGAGTAACAGGAAGGCCTGCACATGGAGTTCCCTCCCACTTACCAGATCTTTGACAAATTAGTTCTAACTCCAAATAGTGGAGGAATTTAGAGACCCATTCAGGGGCCACCCTTCTTCAGAATCAAAAGCAAACTGGGCCAGTCTgtattgcaatttaaaaaaagacttttttaaaacaaGGTCATAGCTCTAGTTTTGCCAACCTGCCAG is a window encoding:
- the LOC101119588 gene encoding myeloid-associated differentiation marker-like, whose product is MASRSTCTDQDCLALVWFCFRLLQLFSSCVAFWLVTPGFQKWGVGYEAKNTCAMLIWFLSLPISLIVVIVEFHNIQSHFPFSYHMPLTDACFAAHVCLSLFLVQSIQRVQFLPWDPFISRVNTALTFTSITCFLFGLELSCTWNCYKLEDLTCAVYTVQGVLKVLEMFVACVIFAFISNTSQHLKEPAHEWCLAIYCICFAQATVATLLNLGNWEYRLPVQLTLLSTLLYSTALVLCWLYPVDKKIKDKPEGFWGVYMLGLTHCSSRRDYRPALTILTAINLLIYVADLVISAH